A window of Desulfobulbus oralis genomic DNA:
ATCCACATTCATATCTCCATATGTTTCCCAGGTATAAGGTTTTAAAATAAATAATTTCTTGAACTCCCTTTAAATTTGAGCAGACCCAATTAAGCAGAAGCTGATGCCATTCATAGAGATGTATTAAAACGTCTCGAATATTTTTATACCGTATCCAATGGGCCTCTTGCTTCTTCTGTGAAATCAAAGGGTGTCGACTACTCATTCATTTCACGTTGTGCAGGGAGAAGTAAAAAAACTGCCTTTCGCCGCCTTGAGCGACAGCGAAAGGCACTGGTTTTACAAGAGGTCAGTCGGCCGGATAGAAGTACTCCTTTTCGGCTCCGCAACGCGGACAGACCCAGTCCTCCGGCAGATCGGAAAAGGGGGTTCCCGGCGGGATGTTGTGTTCGGGATCGCCTTCGGCAGGGTCATACACGTAACCGCAGGGGCATTCCATTTTCTGCATGGGCTATCTCCTTTGTTTAAGGTGGGTGAACAATACCCTGCCCTCTGGGGCAGGATGCCGTAAACGGCGGCGCCATAGCTGCCGACAACGCGTATGATATTCATTCCTAGTGACATGCACAAGAAAAAGCTGCAGTTCCGCCAAAAGGCCCCGGATTCACGAATCGGAAGGGTCGTGTACTGCTTTCCTGCAGAGTTTGCAGTAATTATCCCTTGACAGAGACCCTGTCAATAAGGTCTATTTACCCTTCGCATGTTTTCTCGCAGAACGCTTATGCACGAGGAGGTGCCCATGTATGCGATTATCCGCACCGGCGGCAAACAATATCAGGTGGCAGCCGGCGACCGGCTCAAGGTGGAAAAACTGGAAGGCGAGGTCGGCTCCACGGTTGAACTTCAGGATGTCCTTCTGGTGGTCAACGGCGACAATGTTTCTGTCGGCCGTCCTCTGGTCGAAGGCGCGAAGGTGAGCGCCACCATTGTGGAGCAGGGCCGGCAGAAAAAAATCATTGTCTTCAAGAAAAAGCGCCGTAAGGGCTATCAGGTGAAGCGCGGCCACCGGCAATTCTATACTGCGCTCAATATCGACACCATCACCGCATAGTCGGCGGTTGACAGGGAGGGAAGAAAATGGCACACAAGAAGGCAGGTGGCAGTTCGAGGAATGGCCGCGACAGCGCGGGCCAGCGACGCGGCGTCAAGCGCTTTGGCGGGCAGACAGTAAGCGCCGGTACCATCCTGGTACGGCAACTGGGCACCCGTATTCATCCTGGCGCCAATGTGGGCTGCGGTCGGGATTACACGCTTTTTGCCAAAATCGATGGTGTGGTGCAGTATGAAACTTTTGGTCAGGGGCGCAAGCGGGCGGCTGTGTATCCTGTCGCAGAGTAGCACGGCGACCTTGCCCCGGCCGGAAGCCGGCTGGCGGCAATTGGTTCGGCAATGAGATTGCTCTACCGGCACCGACAACAGGTGGTGCCGGTTTTTTGTATTCTATTAAAAAGCTCCCGGGGCAGGCATGGGCTTTGCGGATGAGGCCAAATTTTATGCGGGCGCGGGGCGGGGCGGCAATGGCTGCATCAGTTTCCGCCGCGAGAAGTTTGTGCCCAAAGGCGGCCCCAACGGCGGCGATGGCGGCAGGGGCGGCGATGTCTGGCTGGTGGCCGATCCCGGCCTGCAATCCCTGATCGAGTTCCGCAGCCGCATCCATTTCAAGGCAGAAAACGGCCAGAGCGGGCAGGGCAGCGACAGGAACGGCCGCGGCGGCAGGGACTGTCTGGTGCCGGTGCCCCTGGGTTCGGTGGTGCGGGACGCGGATACCGGCGAAGAACTCGTCGACCTGACACAGCCCGGCCAGCGCTTTCTGGCGGCCAGAGGCGGTGCCGGCGGTCTGGGCAACCGGCACTTTGCCACCGCCACCGACCGGGCACCCAGACGGGCCACTCCGGGCCAGGACGGCGAGGCCCGCTGGCTGAGCATCGAGCTGAAGATGCTGGCCGACGTGGGTCTGATCGGTCTGCCCAATGCCGGCAAGTCCACCTTGCTCTCCCGTCTCTCCGCCGCAAGGCCCAAAATCGCCGACTATCCCTTTACCACCCTGGAACCGCAGTTGGGCGTTCTGACCTTCCCGGAGGATCCGGACATCCGCCCCTGCATCCTGGCCG
This region includes:
- the rplU gene encoding 50S ribosomal protein L21, producing MYAIIRTGGKQYQVAAGDRLKVEKLEGEVGSTVELQDVLLVVNGDNVSVGRPLVEGAKVSATIVEQGRQKKIIVFKKKRRKGYQVKRGHRQFYTALNIDTITA
- the rpmA gene encoding 50S ribosomal protein L27 yields the protein MAHKKAGGSSRNGRDSAGQRRGVKRFGGQTVSAGTILVRQLGTRIHPGANVGCGRDYTLFAKIDGVVQYETFGQGRKRAAVYPVAE
- the obgE gene encoding GTPase ObgE, whose product is MGFADEAKFYAGAGRGGNGCISFRREKFVPKGGPNGGDGGRGGDVWLVADPGLQSLIEFRSRIHFKAENGQSGQGSDRNGRGGRDCLVPVPLGSVVRDADTGEELVDLTQPGQRFLAARGGAGGLGNRHFATATDRAPRRATPGQDGEARWLSIELKMLADVGLIGLPNAGKSTLLSRLSAARPKIADYPFTTLEPQLGVLTFPEDPDIRPCILADIPGLIEGAHEGVGLGHQFLRHIERTSMLVQLVDASTEGERPFEDYRVVLAELAAYSAELAERPRLLALNKLDLVAPGRQAELAERFAALLGPEAPVFPISAREGAGLQALRDCLGRMLACRTEERP
- a CDS encoding rubredoxin, translating into MQKMECPCGYVYDPAEGDPEHNIPPGTPFSDLPEDWVCPRCGAEKEYFYPAD